The DNA window GCTTAAAGGGTAATTTGCAAAGAGCCTCTTGTCCAAATGGATGTCCAAAAGAAGGGATAAAATGGGACCATAATAGTTTGGTATTATTCTCCCAATTCTCTTGCAGGGTTGTGTTAAATTCATGAACAGCCTGGCCCTTATTTAATCTCTCCAGAAAAGCAAAGTATATTTGGCTTGAGAGTGTCCCAGGATGAGCAAAATGAGGttagaaacaaaagcacaagGGAAGGGGGAACCACCCCCCAAGGGCTGGTAGGAATTGGTAGCCTGGATCTGCTGGTCAGCAAACTCTCAGGAAGCTTCCAGCTCCCAAAACCTGTGCACAGGGCCTCCCTAGGGCAGTCACATGCTGTACCCAATATACATCCCAGGCTATGCACAAGACGTGCACTGGAGAACACACAGTCACCCCAGCCACAAACACCCAGATGGGTTGACTTGCACGTGTCCCCATGCCGCACTCTTCTTAGGAGAGGAGGAGCACTACTCTTCAACATTTAGGCTGCCCAGACACAGCCCTACCTTCCTGAGTACACACTCATCCCCAGATAGCTGGACCATCTGCCAGTATCTAAAGCTCAGGAGGCTGCCATCTACCTCCCCCCAGCAAAAAGACAATAGCACGGCCTCCCATGTGCCAACTGGAACATGGTCTTCATGGTGGgtcccattttgtttttcacctaGAGGAGGAAGTCCCCTCTCTTCACCACTTCCAGAGCCAGGATTATGAACAGGGCGTAGggtaaaggaaaaagacaaagacacagCAGGCCTGGGTTCTACCCCTCACTTTGCCACtccctagctgtgtggccttgggcaagtcacattttctctctgagcctctctctcCCATTAGCAAAATGAAGGGGTTAAAATTTCAGGCTTGAAATTTCAGGGTTGTCGTGTGCCAACATGCTAATTAATTAGAAGTGGTTGCTGGGAAGGAGGTTAAAGTCTTGTCCAGCCTCGAAAGGGAAGAGCACCGACAAACACAGCTCATGGGTCACAGATGGTCATCCTGGACAATTTGAAAATCCTTTTCAACGCGGTCATTCTATGATTCTAATGCTCATGTATGAAACTGGGAGTCGATTGACCAAAACTGCCAACAGTCATGCTTCATTAAGGccacatgttatttttaaatgtttaaattaggTGCCCAAATTGTAAAGCATGGAGATTTTACATAAGAGATACTCACACAGCACCAGGAGGCTGGTCAGGAGTTGTAGCTTCTCACGTGCAACAGggactcccccacccctttcatAATTGCTTCACTCACCTGCTACCTGCCTGGCCCGGAAGGCCTTATAACCCTCTCGCTGCCCtgctttctcccttccctgctcctttccACTCACGCCTCCCACACGGACACGCACTTGCCTTCGTCGGGGGCATCTTTGTCCCACACGGACCACATCTGGACGCTGAAGAAGGGTGCCCAGCAGGCAATGTAGGCCAGCACAATGACGAAAGTCATCTTCACGGTTCGGATCTTAGCCCTCGAGATGGTACTGATGCTGCTGACCCGGGATGGCAGGCCCCGTGTGGCGGCAGCTGGGACAGAAGGCGACATCCTGTCCCAAGTcctccagccccttccttccACCTTGCGGGCCTGCGTCTTGACTTTGAGGTTCTTACAGATCTCGTGGTAGATGAGGCTGTAGCAGGCCGTGAGCATGACCACAGGCAGGACAAAGATGGCCAGGGTGGTCCAGGTGATATAGACCCGAGGCCCCCAAGGGAAGCGGAAGTCTGCCCAGCAGTCCAGCACCCCCGTGCCGTGGAACACCTCCCGCAAAGAAAAGATGAAGATCTGAGGCAGGCTGAGGATGGCAGCCAGCAGCCAGGGAGCGGCGATGAGAGGGTAAGTGGACTGGCTGGGCTGCTGGAGGCTGCGCAGGGGGTGACAAACAGCCAGGTAGCGGTCCAGCGTCATGGCCAGTAGCATGTAGGTGGAGGCGAACATGCTGAGCACCTGCAGATACTTGACGGCCCGGCAGAGGAGGTCAGGGCCCTGGAAACGGTAGGTGATGTCCCACAGCAGCTGGGGCAGCACCTGAAACAGGGCCACACCCAGGTCAGTCACGGCCAGGTGCAGAACAAACAGGTGCATGCGGGAGCGCTTGCGGCCTGGCTGTCCCAGGGTCAGCAGCACAGTCAGATTGCCCCCTGTCGCCAGCACCAGGACCGCGGCCAGGACTCCGATCTCCACCTTGGCCAGCTCCTCATCCCGGCCCATCCAGGGTGTGGTGGCATTGGGGACGGAGAAGGTACCCCCGGGAGTGGGGTTAGCAGCCCAGGCAGGCCCAGAATCCATGGTTGAGTgtgctgtgggtggggggaggggagaggaggagggagagggaaggacctACGGATGGTGTGGAGGCTAGTGGAGACGTTTGATGGCTGAAACGGAGTGGGGAGGGAAAGGTTTCAGacggggagagaagagaagggggatGGCAGGAAGATGGTGAAAATAGAAATAGTTAAGAGGTTCGGGatagaggggaggagagagaaagagacaaggacGGAGAAGAAGCTGACCGACGATGTGGAGGGGAGAcctaggaagagagagagaagggctcaGGGAGACAGGGTGTCAGGAAAAGAAGAATGGATGGGGCTGTGCAGGGTGAGGCTTCTGGAAGGGAAAGAAGCCTGGGGAGCTGCTACCGCTTCCCAATCCACCCCAAAGTCACTTTCTCCCAACTTTTCTGAAGTGGAAAGCGGATGTCCCTAAGCTTGCTTGGAGGCGAGGTCCACACCATCAGCGTCGCGTGCTGGATGACCCTGCCAAGCCAGCGCCAGCCCCCGGGAGCAGCGACCAGAGGCAGCGGGAGCGCAGCGCCCGGAGCCGGGTTTTATGGGCTCGCAGCAGGAGCCCTGCGCCCCGGCGCGCCGGTTGGTTCCCGCAGAGAAGGGCGGAGTGAGGCTCCCCCGCACGCAGCCCACAGGAGGACcgagaggcggggtgggggggagtggtggagagggatgggggggggtggacagTGGGGGCAGCGGACCAGGGACAGGGAGCCAGAGAAGCAGAAGACGCAAGCAAGCGCTCACCCGCTGGCCAGACAACCTCTTCTGCGCTCTCACCCTGGAACCGTCGGACCATCTCTCAAAACAGGTGCGCACGCGAAGAGTGGAGGGTGgtgacccccccacacacacacacggggccCCTAAGGCTGGCAGCGCTGTTGGGCATGCCCCCTGCTCCGGGGTCCCTGTTCGCGAAGGGTCCAGAATCTGCAGGGGTGGCCAGATGGGCGAGGTGGCGCCCCCAGAGGGAGCCCTCGAGCCCTTGGTAGCGACCTCTGGCCACAGCCACTCGTGGAAGACATGGGTCctcagggaggaagaaaaaacgAGGCCGGGCGTGGAGAGGGAGCGGTGGTGGAGATCCGACCGAGGTGCGGAGCGGAAGGGGCTGGACCTGGGAGCCCGGGGCGCTGGGTCCGAGCGGCCCTCGGAGGAATCCCGCAGGAGACGTCTTAACCCGCCGCCCCCGCGCAGTGTTTCATCGGCAAAACAAGGAACGCACTTAACCACCCTGTGGGGCAGAAAACCGGTCCAGAGAAGTGACAGGGGCTGCTCTGGAAGGTCACAGAACGGGCAGACAGGAGAGGCAGGACTAGGCCTGCCCAGTGCGCCCTTCTGAGAGCAGACTTGACTAACACCCAGTATGTGAGTGGCACCGGCGCTCCGGGGACAGATAGCTAAACGAGGTGGATGATTGGGACAGTCTCCTGAGCAGATTAGAACTTCATTAGGGGTGAcaacagcaggggcgcctggatggctcagtgcgCGCCTCctactcttggtttgggctcaggtcacgatctcaggacTTCGGGATCCTGTGCTGTCTCGGACTCAccctgtgctgtcaatgcagtctgctctccctctctctctctctgcccctccccctctcacgctgccctctctctcaaaacaaataaataaacttaaaaaaaaaaaaaaaaaggagtgacaACACCCTTAGCGCGCGGTCCATGATTCCTCGGAGGCCCCCTTCTCTCACCTTCTAATCAAACCACATGCCACTTTCTGGCGTCACCCACATACCCGCCCACACAGTTACCATCGCCTTTTGAAGAGATGATCTCCTAGACACCTAGAATTCATCTCCACTCCATCCCACTGCCACGGTTCACACGATTTCTGCCCCCAAATACTGTAGCATAGTCTTGTGCACCTCAGCCCGGGCTCCGCCTTCTCAGGGATTTCTTGCTCTCTATGAATAAGTTCAAGTCTCCACTGGCCCATTCCTATCTGCAGGCAATCTCTAGTGTTGCCcgtgcaaaagaaaaaacaaacaatataacCCTCCCCAGACACtccagctgtagcaatctcttgtCCTTCACAGCAGAATTTCTCTAAGGGGCTGTCTAGCTGGTCTCCATTTTCTTGCTCCCATTTATTTCTTGATATAgccattaaaattatatatatttagaggtgcctgggtggctcagtcggttgagcctctgacttcagctcaggtggtgatctcgcagctggtgagttccagccctgccctcgggctctgtgctgacagctcagggcctggagcctgagagggattctgtgtctccctctctctctgcccctcaccactcgccctctgtctctctctctttctcaaaaataaataaatgttaaaaaaaactatatatatagttaaacatgtttttaaaatactacatattGCGTAAATGACATCATACTCGAAATACCACTCCagaacttgctttttaaattctgctttattttttatatctgtcCTTGACGGATAGATCTAATTCATTCAGTTTATATGCCGCATCGTATTCAAGTACAAGAACATAACACATTTATCCCAAACCCTATTTTTACAATTGATTTCCagctcctttttttcctgttttttaaaatgctacaatGAATATTCTTATGAATGCCTCCTTGTGTTCATGTGTGAGAGTTTTCTGGGGTGTATAGCCAGAAGTATATACTGGGTATTCAATATTCTTGGGTCATACAATGTATGAATTTTCGATCAGATAGGACCATATCCTAACTTTTATCTCTAAATTTGTTGTACCGATTTATTCTCGCACCAGCTGCACTTGACTTTCTCAACATCCTCACAGTCAAGTGTTtcagctgttttcattttcacccaTCGACTGGTGTGCAACagcatctcattgtgattttattttttctttctctgatctcTAGTTATTTTGGGCATCTTTGcctatatttatttgttgtttgggtttCCTCTTCTGAGAATTATTCATATCCtttgcacaatttaaaaaaaaatttttttaatgtttatttagttttgacagagagagagagagagcatgagcaggggaagggcagagagagagggagacgcagaatccgaagaaggttctgagctgtcagcacagagcccgacgcggggctcgaactcacggaccacgagatcatgacctgagccgaagtcggacgctcaaccgactgagccacccaggcatccctgcacaATTTTTGATGAggttatttttcttactgatttgtagggCTCCTTTACACATTCTGATGTGAACTTTTATGTATTGTGATATGTCACAGCTATAGTTCTCTAATCTGCCActtatcttttaactttatttatggagTCATTTGTGACACAGAAAATCTAAATTTCAGTGTCATCAGTACTTTCTTTTATCACTTCTGCTTCTATGTCTGTGTTCCCTGTCTTGAGAACAGAGATATCCCCGCAATATTTCTTTctaacatgtttaaaaatttttttcatatttaggtctttaagcTACCcagaatatttttgtgtatgttcaGGTAAGAatctaacttcatttttttctccacatgGTGAaccaatttcttcatttatttattattttttaatgttttacttatttttgagagagagagagaaagagaaagaaagaaggcaagcaggggagggtcagagagagagggagacacagaattggaagcaggctccaggctccgagctgtcagcacagagcctgattcggggctccaacccatgaaccacaagatcatgacctgagccgaagtcagtcacttaactgactgagccacccaggagctccctgccccccagtcATTCTCCATTTATTGAGTAGTCCGTCATTTCTTAACTGTCACCTGTATAATATATCAAGTTCAAAATATGTATGAGCctatttctgggatctcttttTTGTTCCATTGGTTTATTTTCTATCCCTGCTCTAGTATTTCACTATTTTAGGTATTGAGGCTTTATAATAAACCCTAATATATGGTAAAAAcaagatttcctcttttttttttcaaaatatctttcacAATTTTAACATTgtggggacccctgggtggctcagtcggttgagcgtccaactttggctcaggtcatgatctcccagtttgtgggttggagccctgcgtgggctctgtgctgacagcttagagcatgaggcctgtttcagattctgtgtcttccttttgctctctgcccatccccctgcttgtgtgcacgcaCAATCTCTTTCTCAGGaataataaataagcttttaaaaaattgtgaaattGATATGTTTAGCTCCACAAAAAAATTGTTAAACTTTTGGTTGGAAGCACTGAGTTTGAAGAGTAATTGGGGAGAATTCACATTTATGATTTTaaccagatttatttttatgtccttaaataatgttttataattttcttcataagtgTTGTTCCATCTTTtgatagatttctttttctaagcCTAACAGTTTCTGTTGACATTATatacagaattttgttt is part of the Felis catus isolate Fca126 chromosome F1, F.catus_Fca126_mat1.0, whole genome shotgun sequence genome and encodes:
- the AVPR1B gene encoding vasopressin V1b receptor, giving the protein MDSGPAWAANPTPGGTFSVPNATTPWMGRDEELAKVEIGVLAAVLVLATGGNLTVLLTLGQPGRKRSRMHLFVLHLAVTDLGVALFQVLPQLLWDITYRFQGPDLLCRAVKYLQVLSMFASTYMLLAMTLDRYLAVCHPLRSLQQPSQSTYPLIAAPWLLAAILSLPQIFIFSLREVFHGTGVLDCWADFRFPWGPRVYITWTTLAIFVLPVVMLTACYSLIYHEICKNLKVKTQARKVEGRGWRTWDRMSPSVPAAATRGLPSRVSSISTISRAKIRTVKMTFVIVLAYIACWAPFFSVQMWSVWDKDAPDEDSTNVAFTISMLLGNLSSCCNPWVSMGFNSHLRPWPLCHPDCCGGPRPRPRRQLSSLSLSSRHTTLLTCSSGLPALTLSPRLGGGPGTEGSLKDSAQVDGEASTETGVF